The Candidatus Bipolaricaulota bacterium genome includes a window with the following:
- a CDS encoding shikimate dehydrogenase: MIDGRTRLVGLIGWPVAHSCSPAMHNAAFAALKLNWSYVPLPVRPEALAAAVAGLAALGFRGANVTVPHKEAVVPLLDSLSPEAARINAVNTIVVEEDGRLVGHNTDVAGFIAALRQSGFSPEGRAAVVVGAGGAARAAVHGLLGAGAARILILNRSGARAEKLISELGTDDRVQALPLTPEALVESAQEADLLVNATPVGLWPNAEASIWPTAVPIPARITVFDLVYNPVETLLLRQARAGGARTIPGLGMLISQGAAAFRLWTGIDPPLDVMRKAAEEVLS, translated from the coding sequence ATGATTGACGGACGGACGCGCCTGGTCGGGCTGATCGGCTGGCCGGTGGCCCACTCCTGCTCCCCGGCGATGCACAACGCCGCGTTTGCCGCGCTCAAGCTCAACTGGAGCTACGTTCCGCTCCCGGTGCGGCCGGAGGCGCTCGCCGCCGCGGTCGCCGGCCTGGCCGCGCTCGGCTTCCGCGGGGCGAACGTGACCGTGCCGCACAAGGAGGCGGTGGTCCCGCTCCTCGATTCGCTATCGCCGGAGGCGGCCCGGATCAATGCCGTCAACACGATCGTGGTCGAGGAGGACGGCCGGCTCGTCGGCCATAACACCGATGTCGCTGGATTCATCGCCGCCCTGCGCCAGAGCGGGTTCTCCCCGGAGGGGAGGGCGGCGGTCGTCGTCGGGGCAGGCGGAGCGGCCCGGGCGGCCGTGCACGGGCTCCTCGGCGCCGGAGCGGCCCGGATCCTGATCCTCAACCGCTCGGGTGCGCGGGCGGAAAAGCTCATCTCCGAGCTGGGAACGGATGACCGGGTTCAGGCGCTGCCGCTCACCCCGGAGGCGCTAGTCGAATCGGCGCAGGAGGCCGATCTTCTGGTGAACGCGACCCCGGTCGGGCTGTGGCCGAACGCGGAGGCATCGATCTGGCCCACCGCGGTTCCGATCCCGGCGCGGATCACCGTGTTCGACCTCGTGTACAACCCGGTCGAGACGCTCCTCCTGCGCCAGGCGCGGGCGGGGGGAGCGCGGACGATCCCCGGCCTGGGGATGCTCATCTCCCAGGGGGCGGCGGCGTTCCGGCTGTGGACCGGGATCGACCCGCCGCTGGATGTTATGCGCAAAGCGGCAGAGGAGGTGCTGTCATGA
- the aroA gene encoding 3-phosphoshikimate 1-carboxyvinyltransferase, translating to MSRLRVFPSGPLRGEARVPGDKSISHRALLLGALADGELEITGFLPCNDTHATLGCVRRLGIGVEVRDPTSLVVHGRGLHGLAPADGPLDCVRAGTAIRLLTGILAGQPFASVLTGDAQLRRRPMGRVVDPLVQMGAEIETSDGHAPLTVHGRPLHGIEYRMPIASAQVKSAILLAGLFADSPTTVHQPGPARDHTERMLAAMGAEIKIDGNAVTIAPSALSPVPISVPGDFSSAAFPLVAALLVPGSRITLRGVGINPTRTGLLDVLAAMGAEIEVQEFHREGNEPVADLRVQASRLHGVEIAGETVVRMIDEFPILAVAATQAAGTTVVRDAGELRVKETDRIAAVVEELRRLGARIEPRPDGFIVHGPTPLHGTAVSSHGDHRLGMALAVAGLIADGTTEIDDIACADDSFPGFVRLMRSLGGNYD from the coding sequence GTCCGCTGCGCGGTGAGGCCCGCGTCCCCGGGGATAAATCGATCTCCCACCGGGCGCTTCTGCTCGGCGCGCTGGCGGACGGAGAACTCGAAATCACCGGGTTTCTGCCGTGCAACGACACCCACGCCACCCTTGGTTGCGTCCGCCGGCTCGGGATCGGGGTCGAGGTTCGTGATCCGACGTCGCTCGTCGTGCACGGCCGGGGATTGCACGGGCTCGCTCCGGCGGACGGCCCGCTCGACTGCGTCCGAGCCGGAACCGCGATCCGCCTCCTCACCGGGATCCTCGCCGGCCAACCGTTCGCCAGCGTCCTCACCGGGGATGCCCAACTGCGACGACGGCCGATGGGACGGGTCGTCGATCCACTCGTGCAGATGGGAGCGGAGATCGAGACGAGCGACGGGCACGCCCCGCTCACCGTGCACGGCCGACCACTGCACGGGATCGAGTACCGGATGCCGATCGCGAGCGCGCAGGTGAAGAGCGCGATCCTGCTCGCCGGGCTGTTCGCCGACTCCCCGACGACCGTGCACCAGCCCGGCCCGGCCCGCGATCACACCGAGCGGATGCTCGCCGCGATGGGGGCGGAGATAAAAATCGATGGTAACGCGGTGACGATCGCCCCGTCTGCGCTCTCCCCTGTCCCGATCTCCGTCCCTGGTGATTTCTCCTCGGCCGCGTTCCCGCTCGTCGCGGCGCTGCTCGTCCCCGGGTCACGGATCACGCTGCGCGGGGTGGGGATCAATCCCACCCGCACCGGCCTGCTCGACGTCCTCGCCGCGATGGGGGCGGAGATCGAGGTGCAGGAATTCCACCGGGAGGGGAACGAGCCGGTGGCCGACCTCAGGGTGCAGGCATCGCGGCTTCATGGAGTAGAGATTGCAGGGGAGACCGTGGTGCGGATGATCGACGAGTTCCCGATCCTGGCGGTTGCCGCGACACAGGCCGCCGGGACCACCGTGGTGCGCGACGCCGGGGAGCTGCGCGTCAAGGAGACCGATCGCATCGCCGCGGTGGTGGAGGAGCTGCGCCGGTTGGGAGCCCGCATCGAGCCGCGGCCGGACGGGTTCATCGTCCACGGGCCGACCCCGCTCCACGGAACCGCGGTCTCGTCCCACGGCGACCACCGGTTGGGGATGGCCCTGGCGGTGGCCGGGCTGATCGCCGACGGCACCACCGAGATCGACGACATCGCATGCGCCGACGATTCGTTCCCCGGGTTCGTCAGACTGATGCGCTCCCTGGGAGGAAACTATGATTGA
- the aroC gene encoding chorismate synthase, with the protein MRFLTAGESHGPCLIAIVDGIPAGLAIDAEAIDRELARRQGGYGRGGRMRIERDRVEILSGVIAGVTTGAPVGLRIENRDWENWRDRWQENDLPKLTVPRPGHADYAGMVKYGLSDARPILERASARETAMRVAVGSLAKQLLSQFEIKIGSYVERIGAVTAAIPDLPVEELWERAEGSDVRCPDANAAAQMRAAIDAARAAGDTLGGVFTVIATGVPVGLGSHVQWDRRLDARLARALVSIPAVKGIEIGSAFENAARSGREVHDELFPDEEGNVTRVTNRAGGIEGGMSNGAPIVVRAAVKPIPTTLSPLRSVDLATGAAARTEYQRSDVCVVPAAAVVGEAMVAFVLADALLEKFGGDSLAEMKAHWEGARDE; encoded by the coding sequence CTGCGGTTTCTCACCGCCGGAGAATCGCACGGTCCGTGTCTGATCGCGATCGTGGACGGGATTCCCGCCGGGTTGGCGATTGATGCGGAGGCGATCGACCGCGAGCTTGCCCGCCGCCAGGGCGGATACGGCCGCGGCGGTAGGATGCGGATCGAGCGCGACCGCGTCGAGATCCTGTCCGGAGTGATCGCGGGGGTGACCACCGGCGCCCCGGTGGGGCTGCGGATCGAGAACCGCGATTGGGAGAACTGGCGTGACCGCTGGCAAGAGAACGACCTTCCGAAGCTCACCGTCCCCCGGCCCGGGCACGCCGACTACGCCGGGATGGTCAAGTACGGGCTTTCTGATGCCAGACCGATCCTGGAGCGGGCGAGCGCCCGCGAGACGGCGATGCGGGTGGCAGTTGGATCATTAGCTAAGCAGCTTCTCTCGCAGTTCGAAATAAAGATCGGAAGTTACGTCGAGCGGATCGGAGCCGTGACCGCCGCGATCCCCGATCTGCCGGTGGAGGAGCTGTGGGAGCGGGCAGAAGGGAGCGACGTGCGCTGCCCGGACGCGAACGCAGCGGCTCAGATGCGGGCGGCGATCGACGCCGCGCGGGCGGCCGGAGACACCCTCGGCGGTGTGTTCACGGTCATCGCCACCGGCGTCCCGGTCGGACTGGGAAGCCATGTCCAGTGGGACCGCCGACTCGACGCGCGGCTCGCGCGGGCGCTCGTCTCGATCCCCGCGGTAAAGGGAATTGAAATTGGAAGCGCGTTTGAAAATGCAGCCAGATCAGGGCGCGAGGTGCACGATGAGCTCTTCCCGGATGAAGAGGGCAATGTAACGCGCGTTACAAATCGTGCTGGAGGGATCGAGGGCGGGATGTCAAACGGTGCCCCGATCGTGGTCCGGGCGGCGGTGAAGCCGATCCCGACCACACTCTCGCCGCTGCGCTCGGTCGACCTGGCGACCGGTGCGGCAGCGCGCACCGAGTACCAGCGCTCCGACGTGTGCGTGGTCCCGGCGGCGGCGGTGGTGGGGGAGGCGATGGTCGCGTTCGTCCTCGCCGATGCGCTCCTGGAGAAGTTCGGCGGGGACAGCTTGGCGGAGATGAAGGCCCATTGGGAGGGAGCACGGGATGAGTAA